Sequence from the Streptomyces mobaraensis NBRC 13819 = DSM 40847 genome:
GGTCGAGCTGGTGGGCGGCGTCGTCCGGAACCGGTCGGCCACCGCGTCGCCGGACGAGGTCCTGGACCGCCTCGATCGACCGGGTGAGGTGTGCTTCCTCGTTCCCGGTCCGCCGGCCGGGATGTTCCGCGGGGGCGGCCGATGCGGCGTCCGCGGTGGTGGTCGTGCCCGGGTAGGTGATCGCGTCCGCGGGGGCGGTCGCGTCCGCGGTGGCGATCACGTCCGCGGTGGCGGTCACGTCCGCGGTGGCGGTCGGGCCCGCGTGGGTGATCGCGTCCGCGATGGTGATCGGGCCCGCGTTGGCGACCGCGCCCGCGTTGGCGATCGCGTCCGAGTCGGCAGTCGCGGAGGCGAAGCTCGTCAGGAAGGCCAGCCGTGAGGCCAGCGCGAACGGCCGGTCGGCGGTCTCGGCGGCCAGGCCCTCGGTGGCTTCGGCCGTGAGGCCGAGGTTGAGGATCGTGTTCATCATGCCGGGCATGGACACGCTGGCCCCGGACCGGACGGACACCGCCAGCGGCTTGTGCGGTCCCCCGAAGGTCCGCCCGGTGGAGCGTTCGAGCTCCGCCACGGCCGTCGCGAGCTCGTCGCGGAGTCCTTCGGGAAGGCGCCCGTCCCGCAGGAAGGCGCGGCAGCCTTCCGTGGTGACGACGAACCCGGCCGGCACCGGCAGGCCGAGACGGTGCAGGAGGACCAGGCCGAGCGCCTTGCCTCCCAGTGTCTCCGCCGATTCCTCGGTGTGGGCGGAGATCGCGCGGATCCACCTCATCGCCGCAACCCGAGGGTGGCCAGCAGGTCTTCGTGCAGCTCCGCCCACACGATGTGGTACGACGCGGTGCCGTCGGCCACGTACTCCGACCGGCCGGCGGCCGCACGTTCGAGGGCCTCGGTGAGGCGGATCCGGTAGCGGCCGAACCGGGGCAGGGCAGCGGACAGTTCGGCGCAGACGGCGTCGGCGCGGCGGTCCAGGTCGACGAACCGGGCGAGTACCCGGGAGTCGTAACCGGGATCGCCGTGGTCGTTGAGGGCCATGTCACCGTCCACGGGCCGGAGTTGCCAGGCCGTGCAGAGGTCGAGCAGTTCGGGGTTGAGGACGAGGAACCGCTCGTACGCCGCCGTCACACGCTCGCGGGCCCCGGCCGTCTCCAGTTCGCGGGTGATCCGCTCGGCGTCCACCGCGCGGCCGGCGTCCGTGAGGCCCCACCCCGGTATCCCGCCGGAGAGGCGCGTGACCAGGCCGCCGGCCCCCAGATCGATGAGTTCGGACTCGGCGTCGGCTTCGTCCAGCCCCGTGATCGCGTGGAGCCGGGCGAGGGTGACGGTGCCGGCGCAGCGCAGGGCGTGCAGCACGAGCAGGCCGGTGTCCGTCGCGGGGGCTTCGGGCCAGGTCATGGGTGGTCCTTCCGAGCGTCTGATGGTGCGTTGGGTGGGGGAAAGTGCGGAGGTTTTCGCCGCCTCGCGGGCGCACCACCCCGCTCCCACCCACCACAAACTCCGATGTTCGCACCTTTCGGATACCGTCATCATCTGGATGCTGGTTGTATCATGGCACACCAGGAGCCGAAGGGGGCACGATGGCGAGACTGACCCGCGCACAGCAGCAGGAGCGGACCCGTGCCGCGGTGCTGGTCGCGGCCCGGCGGGAGTTCGCCGAGTTCGGATTCGCCGAGGCCAAGATCGACCGGATCGCCGAGCGGGCCGAACTGACCAGGGGTGCCGTCTACTCCAACTTCACCGGCAAGCGCGCGCTCTACTTCGCGGTGCTGGTCGACGCCGCGGAACGGGCCCGGGACGCCGCCGAGCCTCCGGCCGAATCCCCCGGCTCCGTCGGACAGGCGCTCGGCTCGTTCGCCCGGGTATGGCTCGAAAGGCTGCCCTTCCTCGGTGACACCCCGGGAAGCGGCCACCTGCGGTCGCGCTCGCTGTCCGGAGCGCTGGGCACCGAGTCGGCTCGGACCGCGCTCGCGGAACTCGTCCGGTTCGAGGCGCTGTTGCTCGCACTGGCACTCGAACCGCGGTCGGCCGCGCGCGCCTTGCGGCCCGCCGGGCTGGCCCTGACCCTGCTCCACGGCGCGGCCGCCCTCGCGGAGAACGCCCCCGGCGTCGGCGACCCCTTCGACCTGGCGCGCGCGGCCGAGCATCTCGCCGGCATCGACCTCGGCGACGCCCCGGAGCCGCCGCACCTGCCCTTCGTCGCTCCCGCGCGCCCGACCGAGGATCCATGGGTGCCGCCGCGCGGCCTGCGCGACGAGATCACCGGCGGGCCGGTCGGTCTCGGCGCCGACGGAGTGGTCTCCGTGCTGGGTGTGGGGCGCCTGTCCGCGGCCGAGGACGTACTGCGCTCGGCGCGGCCGGACGACGAGGTGACGATCGCCGTCGTCACGAGCGACCCCGCCGAGACCGGCCGACTGGCCCGGCTCCGGATCGTGGACCTCGTCGGCTGCCTCCGCCGGGTGTTCACGGCCGACCGGCTGCCGCGAGTCCGCGTGGTGTTCGACGACACCGGCACGGTCCCGGCAGCCCTCGGCCACCCCCCGGCCGACGACCTCACCGAGATCGCGGTCCGGGTCCGCAACGGACTGATCACCGGCCACGCGACCGGCCGCGGCGCGGGCCACGCCGCGTCCCACCACCGCTCCCCCGCCCCGGGGCCGAGCCGGACGGTGTGACTCCGGGCACGCCCGGGGCCGGGAGACGGTTCGCGAAGGGGAGCGAAAACGGTCCCGCGGCAGCGCGGGCAAGCGGTCGCGGCAGCCGACGGAGAATGAGATCGTCCAGCGCCTGAGACCTCAAGCCCCTGCCGTGGTCACACGCCACTGGGAGGGTCGGCCGCACCACTGGCACATCGCGGGAAATGCCGCAGGGCTGGAAGCTGTCAACGAGGCGGATCAAGCGGCACGGGCGGGCGGTCTCACCTGTTCCACGGCAGCAACGGCGGCAGTCCCGGTGCGGGTGGGACAGCCCCGAACGGCATGTACGGCTGCGGTGGCGGCGGCGGGCAGGGCGGGCCTGGTGGCAACGGCGGCAGCGGCGGTCGGCCGAACGGCAGCGTAGGCCGCGAGGGCAGCGCCGGAAAGACCGGCACCAAGGGGGTCGACGGCAAGCAGGCCTGCAACGGCGCCGTGGTGATCAAATGGTGACAGCAGCTTTCCTTTCTGTGATTCGCTGACCTCCCGATGCGCCCACCCGGCGGGCCGGGGTGTCGGCGACGGCGAGTGGGCGCGCCGCACGGGGAATCCTGACCGGCACTCGGCCAGGTGACGTTGTCGCGCTTCGGTCCGGCGATGGGGGGGCTCCTCGCACTCCATCGCCGGAAACGGCTCGCGTACCCGCAGGGCGATCTCGACGGGGGCGAACGCGGACCACGCGCCGATGCGCAGGCCGGCTCCGGGCAATACGGCGGCGTGCGCGCGGTAGACGGCGGTGACAACGGCCGTGGTGAAGCGGACCGTGCGTCCATTACGCTCGGCGGCGAGCCGGGCAAGCTGACCACGCGTCAGCAAAGGCCGGATCAGGCCGGCGTCAGTGCCGCCACAGGGCGTCGGCAACCGCCGGAGCCCGCCAAGGCCGATCACTCCCTTCACTGAGCCTGACCTGCGGAATTCCAGGTCAGCGACTTAACCGTCCGTCACCGAAGGAGCCCCCCGTGAAGATGCTGATCAACGTCCCCGAGTCCGTCGTGCCCGACGCCCTGCGGGGTATGGCCGCCGTTCATCCCGAGCTGGTGGTGGATGTGGAGGGGCGGGTCGTGCGGCGGCGGGACGCGCCGGTGGCGGGGAAGGTGGGGCTGGTATCGGGGGGTGGGTCGGGGCATGAGCCGTTGCACGGGGGGTTCGTGGGGCCGGGGATGCTGGACGCCGCGTGCCCCGGGGAGATTTTCACGAGTCCCGTGCCCGACCAGATGGTGCGGGCCGCGGCTGCCGTGGACAGTGGGGCGGGCGTGCTGTTCGTCGTGAAGAACTACACCGGTGACGTCCTCAACTTCAACATGGCCGCCGAACTCGCCGAGGACGAGGGAATCCAGGTCGCCAGTGTGCTCGTCAACGACGACGTGGCGGTGACCGACAGTACGCACACGGCCGGGCGGCGGGGCACAGGGGCCACCCTGTTCGTCGAGAAGATCGCCGGGGCGGTGGCCGAGGCGGGGGCGCCGCTGGCGCGGGTCGAGACGGTCGCCCGGCGGGTGAACGAGGCGTCGCGGAGCTTCGGCGTCGCGCTGTCGGCCTGTTCGACGCCGAGCAAGGGCGGCCCCACCTTCGACCTGCCGGCCGGTGAACTGGAGCTCGGCGTCGGCATCCACGGGGAGCCGGGCCGGGAGCGCCGGCCGATGATGACGTCCGGGGAGATCGCGGACTACGCCGTGCACGCGGTGCTGGACGACCTCCACCCCACCGGACCGGTGCTGGTCCTGGTCAACGGGGCGGGCGGGACGCCGCTGCTGGAGCTGTACGGCTTCGCGGCGGAGGTGCACCGCGTGCTGCGCGAGCGCGGGGTGCCCGTCGCCCGGACCCTCGTCGGCAACTACGTCACGTCCCTCGACATGGCCGGTGCCTCCGTGACGCTGTGCCAGGTGGACGACGAGATGCTGCGGTGGTGGGACGCGCCGGTGCGGACGCCCGCCCTGCGCTGGGGGTGCTGATCAGGCGTCGGCGCCCGGCTCCGCTCCGTACCACACCGTGGTGACGTTGCAGAACTCGCGGATGCCCTGGCCCGACAGTTCGCGGCCGTAGCCCGAGCGCTTGACGCCGCCGAAGGGGAAGGCCGGGTGGGAGGCCGTCATGCCGTTGAAGAAGACGCCGCCCGCCTCCAGGTCCCGGACGAAGCGCCGCTGTTCGTCCTCGTCCCGGGTCCAGACGTTGGAACTCAGGCCGAACGGGGAGTCGTTGGCGACCGACACCGCCTCGTCGAGGTCCGCGACGCGGTAGACCGTGGCGACTGGGCCGAACGCCTCCTCGCGGTGGATCCGCATCTCCGGGGTGATGTCGCTGAGCACGGTCGGCTCGTAGAACCAGCCGCCGGCCAGCTTCCCCGGCAGGGCGGGCCGGCCGCCGCCGCAGCGGGGCACCGCGCCCAGCCGCACCGCGTCGTCGACCAGTTCCTCGACGTCGGCGCGGCCCTGCTCGGTGGCGAGCGGGCCGACGTCGGTGGCCTCGTCGAGCGGGTCGCCGACGGTCAGCCCGTCCATGCGGGCGGTGAAGCGCTCCAGGAACGTCTCGTAGACGTCCGTGTGCACGATAAAGCGTTTCGCGGCGATGCAGGACTGGCCGTTGTTCTGGACCCGGGCCGTCACCGCCGTGCGGACGGCGCGGGCCAGGTCGGCGGAGGGCATCACCACGTACGGGTCGCTGCCGCCCAGCTCCAGGACCGTCTTCTTGATCTCGTCCCCGGCGACGGACGCGACGGAGCGGCCCGCCGGTTCGCTGCCGGTGAGGGTGGCGGCGGCCACCCGGGGGTCGCGCAGCACGGACTCGACGGCGCCGGAGCCGATGAGCAGCGTCTGGAAGCAGCCCTCGGGGTAGCCGGCCCGGCGGAAGAGGTCCTCCAGGTACAGGGCGGTCTGCGGCACGTTGGAGGCGTGCTTGAGCAGTCCGACGTTGCCCGCCATCAGCGCGGGGGCGGCGAACCGGACGACCTGCCACAGCGGGAAGTTCCACGGCATGACCGCCAGGACGGGCCCGAGCGGGCGGTGGTGGACGCGCACGGCCGACGCGCCCGAGTCGGCGACCGCGTCGGCCGGCGGGTGCTCGTCGGCGAGCAGGGCCTCGGCGTGCTCGGCGTACCAGCGCATGGCCTTCACGCACTTGGCCGCCTCCGCGCGGGCGGCGGCGAGCGGCTTGCCCATCTCCAGGGTCATGGTGCGGGCGATGTCGTCCCCGTCCTCCTCCAGGAGGTCGGCGGTACGACGGAGGAGCCGGGCCCGCTCGGCGAAGTCCCGGGTCCGGTGGTGCCGGAACGCGGCCGCCGCGGCGGCCACCCGGCGCTCGATCTCGTCCGGGGCCAGGGCCTCGAACGTCTTGAGGGTCTCGCCGGTCGCGGGGTTCACCGTGGCGATGGGCATGGGCGTCCTTCCTCAGCGGCGGCTCGGCCGACCCGGCCCCCGCCGCTCGGGGGCCGGGGCCGGCGTCTCCACGTCTCGACCTTGCGGCGCTCCGCCTGCCCGCGCAAGACGACCGTACGCGCCGAGCCGCGCGGGCCTGGTGCCCGGGACGGGAAGCTCTGGCGCCCGGGGCGGGCGGCCCTGACGCCCGGGACGGGAAGCCCCGACGCCCGGGACGGGAAGCTCCGGAGTCCGGGACGGGAAGCTCCGGAGTCCGGGACGGGCGGCCCTGACGCCCGGGACGGGTACGGCCGCCCGTCCCCCGCCCGTCCCGACGGCCCCCGGACGCGGGAACGGCCGCTCCGTCCGCGCCGCGCGAGGCGGGCGGCAAAGCGGCCGTTCCGGTACGGACCGGGGCCACTCGGCCCGGACAAGGGCCGCCGGCCGGCGACTCGGCAGGTCCGGCCGGCCCCGGCGGCCACCTCGTCACCGTCGCGGCGGCCAAGCAGGCGCGACCCGGAGCCGGCGCACCGTCCAGACCAACGCGGCGCCCGAGCGCCGCCGAGCGCGCCGCTCAACGCGGCGGCTTCTCCCGGGCCTCGTCCGTCGCGCGGCCCGGGGACGGCAGGCGGGTGCGGCCGAGGAGGCCCGCTTCCCAGCGGCCGACGCTGCCCGCCGTCGGGCCGGCCGGGCCGGAGCTCGCCTCCGCGGCGACCGCGCCGCCCCGCTCGGGCAGGCCGGACGGGATGACGGTGCCCTCCACCGCGGAGACCTCCGGGCGGTCCGGGAGGAGCCGGGTGCGGTAGAGCAGGGTGACGGCGAGGGCGGAGGAGAGGCCGAAGGCGACGCAGCCGATCCAGGGCAGCCACGGGCACTCGTACTGCTTGCCCATGTCCATCGTCCAGCCGACGACCGCGTTGCCGCCGGCGGCGGTCAGTCCGGCGAAGACGTAGAACAGCCCGAAGTAGGTGCCGGCGAGCGTCTCGCGGCCGAACCGGGGGATCATCTCCAGCACGGCGGGGTGGGCGATCATGGTGCCGACGAACAGCAGCAGCGACCCGATCAGCATGATCGTCATCCGGGGCACGACCTCCCGCAGGCCGTCGGGCGGTCCGTCGGCGCAGATCAGCAGCGGGGGGACGAACCCGAGGCCCATCAGGACGAGTCCGCCGCCGACCCACCGGCTGCCGCCGCCGTGCCGTTCCAGGGCCCTGGTGATGGGCATCTGGAAGAGGTTGACGGCGGCGCCGGCCCCGAGCAGCACCCCGGCCGCGCCCTCCCAGCCGGACGCCTGTTTCGCCCCGGCGGGCAGCAGCAGGCAGAGCTGGTTCTCCACGGTGAACATGCCGGTGGTGGCGAGGGAGAAGAGCAGGAACCGGCGGTTGCCGAAGACCTCCAGCCAGTCGCCGAGGACGGTGCTCCGGTCGGCGGCGGGGGCCGGCCGCTCCGGGATGACCATGGCCTGCGCGACGGTGAGCAGCGCGTAGACGACGGCGGCGGCCACGGCGCAGATCCGGAAGTCGGCGCGGATCAGGACGCTGCCGAGGAGCAGGCCGATCAGTGAGCCGATGGTCGCGTAGACGTTGAGCAGGGCGAACGCCTCCGCCTTGCGGTCACCCGCCTCCAGGGCGACGTAGGCCCGGGCGGACGGGTAGAAGAGGCCGGCGGCGAGTCCGTTGAGCAGTGAGGCCCCGAGGACGACCGGCAGCGTGGTGCCGAAGGCGAAGAGGGAGAAGCCCAGCGTGCGCAGGGCGCATCCGGCGATGATGACCGCGCGCGGGCCCAGCCGGTCGGCGGCCGAGCCGCCGAGGAGGAACAGGCCCTGCTGGCCGAGGTTGCGCACGCCGAGCACCAGGCCGACGAGCGCGTCGGACATTCCGAGTTCCTGACCCAGATATGCCGCGAGAAATGGCACCAGGATATAGAACCCGATGTCGATGCCAAACTGGTTGATCAGTAGCAGTCGCAATGCGAGAGGAAACTCGCGAGTGACCCGAAAAGCTTTCATGCGCGTCCCTGCATTCAGCTCGCACAGGCGGGAGGAATCCCCCTGAACCGAGGTGGGCATTGGGGCCCGGAGGGTTTGACAGTGCGCAAAGCGATAGGGACGGCTGCCGTCCTGACCTCGTGCTTCGCTCTGATCCACCATGGTGATCAGAGGCCGCGGCACCCCCGCCGTCCGGTTCGTCAGAATGCCCTTCCCGCGGGTTGTCACCCGGCGGGAAAAGCCGCACTCACTGACGTGGGATCGAGCGGTCGATCATATGCTTTTGCGGTGCATCCTCAACGACTCCCGACTGCGCTCGGAAGAATACGCACCCCACACGTTAGCAAAGCAAACGGATCCCGGATAGAGCGGACGCCGGGGACTTCAAGTGACACGGCCGAGGAGTGGCCGAATTTGTTTCCGCCTTTTTCTTCGAACAGGGGAACTCGCGTACTGTGCACTGGCCTCCGACGGCCGGAGCGTCAGGCGGCGGCGGGCCCGGGGAGTCCGTGGACGTCACACGACGGGGGCATTCAGGTCCGGGAAGCGGCCTGAGCGGCCGGGAAGGGGGGTGTCTCAGACGGAAGCGGTTCGCCCACCGGCGAGGCCGAGCCGGTCGCGGATCACCCGCACGGCGGCCTCCGCGTCGTCCACCGTGACCGTGAACGAGCGCCCGTCGCCCAGCCGGAGCACAAAGCCCTCGCCCCGGCGCACCACGACCGCCGTCCCCTGCTCCGGCCGCCAGCGGTAGCCCCAGCCGCCCCACTGGCGGGGCGTGACCCGGGGCGCGAACACGGCGTCGACCACCTGGGCGAGGGGGATACGGGTCCGGGGCAGCCCGATGTGGCCGCAGCGGACCTCCAGCGTCTCCTTGTCGACCCGCACCGCCACGTGCACGAACGCGACCGTGCCGTAGAGCATCAGCAGCCCGGCGGCGACGCAGCCGACGACGGACATCACCAGCGGGATGATCCCCGAGGTCCAGGGGTGCGCGACGGCCAGGTCGATGCCCAGCGCCATGCAGGCGGCTCCGGCGGCGGCGAGCAGCCACTGCACCCGGTTGGTGGCGCGGCCCGTCCAGACGGCGGACTCGCTGTCGTCGTGCCCCTTCGGGGCCTCCGGCTGGTCCCTCATACCAGGCAGCGTACCGAGGTTCCGCCCCGGCGGCAGGGGTCTCCACGGGGACGGCCCGGACGCGTGCCCCGGCGGGACGACGCCGTCCCGCCGCCGGCCTTACGAGCGCCCCGCCCCCACCGTCGTCAGGGAGCGGGCCTCCGGGTAGCTCAGCGAGGCCGCGTCGAGGGCCCCTTCACGTCCGCCGAGCAGGACCGTCAGCCGGCCGGCCGGCTCCGCGTCCGGCGCCGGGTCGGCGCCGATCCGGCGCAGCGCCTGCGCGGCCACCGCGCCGGCCGAGCCGTGCAGCACCAGCGGCGGTCCGGCGGGCCGCTGGACGGCGGCCCGGATGCGCTCGGCGACCAGCTCGTAGTGGGTGCAGCCGAGGACGACGGCGCGGACGTCGCGCGGGGTGCGGGCCGCCGCCGAGGCGATGGCGGCGTCGATGGCCGCGTCGTCGGCCCACTGGATCGCGTCGGCGAGCCCGGGGCAGGCCACCTCGGTCACCTCGACGCCGGCCGCGAAGTCGCGGATGAGGCCGCGCTGGTAGGGGCTGCCGGTGGTGGCCGGGGTGGCCCAGATGGCGAACGGGCCGCCGCCCGCCGCCGCCGGCTTGATCGCGGGCACCGTGCCGATCACCGGAAGGCCCGGCTCCAGTTCGTCCCGGACGGCCTCCAGGGCGTGGACCGAGGCGGTGTTGCAGGCGATGATCAGGGCGTCGGGACGCAGCGCGGCGGCGGCGCGGGCGCAGCCCAGGGCGCGCTCGGTGACGTCCTGCGGAGTGCGGGGACCCCAGGGCATGCTGCCGGGGTCGGAGGAGAGGACCAGATCGGCGTCGGGCCGCAACCGGTGCACGGCGGCCGCCGCCGCGAGGAGGCCGTTGCCGGAGTCCATGAGCGCGATCTTCACCCGGTCACTTTAATGGATGGGCGGCACACGGCTTAATGGGCCGACGGGGGACGGGTGCCCCGGCGCCCGTTTCGGCCTGACTTCTCCGGCCCTCCGCAACCGGCCGCCCGCGATCCGGGCGCCCCCGCCCGGGGCCCGTCGGGCAGACTGCGGCGGGTGAACGCGCTGACATGGATCTCCGTCGGTTCCCTGGCCGCGTGGCTGTGGCTGCTGCTGGGCCAGGGCTTCTTCTGGCGCACGGACGTGCGCCTGCCGGACCGCCGGCCGCCGGACGACTGGCCGTCCGTGGCGATCGTCGTACCCGCCCGGGACGAGGCGGAGGTGCTCCCCGAGAGCCTGCCGTCACTGCTGGCACAGGACTACCCGGGCCGGGCCGAGGTCTTCCTGGTCGACGACGGCAGCACGGACGGCACCGGCGAACTGGCCCGGTCGCTGGCCGCCGAGCGCGGCGGGCTGCCGCTGACCGTGGACTCCCCCGGCGAACCCGGCCCCGGGTGGACGGGCAAGCTGTGGGCCGTACGGCACGGCATGGCGCTCGCCCGCGCCCGTACCGACGCCGAGTACCTGCTGCTGACGGACGCCGACATCGCGCACGCGCCCGGCAGCCTGCGCGAACTCGTCGCGGCGGCCCGCGCGGCCGACCTCGACCTGGTGTCGCAGATGGCCCGGCTGCGGGTGGTCACCCCGTGGGAGCGGCTGATCGTCCCCGCTTTCGTGTACTTCTTCTCGCAGCTCTACCCGTTCCGCTGGGTCAACCGGCCCGGCGGCCGGACGGCGGCGGCGGCCGGCGGCTGCGTCCTGCTGCGCCGGGAGGCGGCGGAGCGGGCCCGGATCCCGGACGCCATCCGGCACGCGGTCATCGACGACGTGACGCTGGCGCGCGCGGTCAAACGCACCGGCGGCCGGATCTGGCTGGGCCTCGCCGAGCGGGTGGACAGCATCCGCCCCTACCCCCGGCTGGGGCAGCTATGGCGGATGGTGTCCCGCAGCGCCTACGCGCAACTCCTGTACCAGCCGCTGCTGTTGCTCGCCACGGTGGCGGGCCTGGCCGTGGTCTACCTCGCCCCGCCGGCGGCCGTGGCGGCCGGCGCCGCCGGCGGGAACGTCCCGGCCCTGGCCGCCGGGGCGGCGGCCTGGGCCGTGATGACGGGCACGTACCTGCCGATGCTGCG
This genomic interval carries:
- a CDS encoding TetR/AcrR family transcriptional regulator, whose protein sequence is MARLTRAQQQERTRAAVLVAARREFAEFGFAEAKIDRIAERAELTRGAVYSNFTGKRALYFAVLVDAAERARDAAEPPAESPGSVGQALGSFARVWLERLPFLGDTPGSGHLRSRSLSGALGTESARTALAELVRFEALLLALALEPRSAARALRPAGLALTLLHGAAALAENAPGVGDPFDLARAAEHLAGIDLGDAPEPPHLPFVAPARPTEDPWVPPRGLRDEITGGPVGLGADGVVSVLGVGRLSAAEDVLRSARPDDEVTIAVVTSDPAETGRLARLRIVDLVGCLRRVFTADRLPRVRVVFDDTGTVPAALGHPPADDLTEIAVRVRNGLITGHATGRGAGHAASHHRSPAPGPSRTV
- the dhaK gene encoding dihydroxyacetone kinase subunit DhaK, whose translation is MKMLINVPESVVPDALRGMAAVHPELVVDVEGRVVRRRDAPVAGKVGLVSGGGSGHEPLHGGFVGPGMLDAACPGEIFTSPVPDQMVRAAAAVDSGAGVLFVVKNYTGDVLNFNMAAELAEDEGIQVASVLVNDDVAVTDSTHTAGRRGTGATLFVEKIAGAVAEAGAPLARVETVARRVNEASRSFGVALSACSTPSKGGPTFDLPAGELELGVGIHGEPGRERRPMMTSGEIADYAVHAVLDDLHPTGPVLVLVNGAGGTPLLELYGFAAEVHRVLRERGVPVARTLVGNYVTSLDMAGASVTLCQVDDEMLRWWDAPVRTPALRWGC
- a CDS encoding NADP-dependent succinic semialdehyde dehydrogenase, with translation MPIATVNPATGETLKTFEALAPDEIERRVAAAAAAFRHHRTRDFAERARLLRRTADLLEEDGDDIARTMTLEMGKPLAAARAEAAKCVKAMRWYAEHAEALLADEHPPADAVADSGASAVRVHHRPLGPVLAVMPWNFPLWQVVRFAAPALMAGNVGLLKHASNVPQTALYLEDLFRRAGYPEGCFQTLLIGSGAVESVLRDPRVAAATLTGSEPAGRSVASVAGDEIKKTVLELGGSDPYVVMPSADLARAVRTAVTARVQNNGQSCIAAKRFIVHTDVYETFLERFTARMDGLTVGDPLDEATDVGPLATEQGRADVEELVDDAVRLGAVPRCGGGRPALPGKLAGGWFYEPTVLSDITPEMRIHREEAFGPVATVYRVADLDEAVSVANDSPFGLSSNVWTRDEDEQRRFVRDLEAGGVFFNGMTASHPAFPFGGVKRSGYGRELSGQGIREFCNVTTVWYGAEPGADA
- a CDS encoding MFS transporter, whose amino-acid sequence is MPTSVQGDSSRLCELNAGTRMKAFRVTREFPLALRLLLINQFGIDIGFYILVPFLAAYLGQELGMSDALVGLVLGVRNLGQQGLFLLGGSAADRLGPRAVIIAGCALRTLGFSLFAFGTTLPVVLGASLLNGLAAGLFYPSARAYVALEAGDRKAEAFALLNVYATIGSLIGLLLGSVLIRADFRICAVAAAVVYALLTVAQAMVIPERPAPAADRSTVLGDWLEVFGNRRFLLFSLATTGMFTVENQLCLLLPAGAKQASGWEGAAGVLLGAGAAVNLFQMPITRALERHGGGSRWVGGGLVLMGLGFVPPLLICADGPPDGLREVVPRMTIMLIGSLLLFVGTMIAHPAVLEMIPRFGRETLAGTYFGLFYVFAGLTAAGGNAVVGWTMDMGKQYECPWLPWIGCVAFGLSSALAVTLLYRTRLLPDRPEVSAVEGTVIPSGLPERGGAVAAEASSGPAGPTAGSVGRWEAGLLGRTRLPSPGRATDEAREKPPR
- a CDS encoding glutamate racemase; this encodes MKIALMDSGNGLLAAAAAVHRLRPDADLVLSSDPGSMPWGPRTPQDVTERALGCARAAAALRPDALIIACNTASVHALEAVRDELEPGLPVIGTVPAIKPAAAGGGPFAIWATPATTGSPYQRGLIRDFAAGVEVTEVACPGLADAIQWADDAAIDAAIASAAARTPRDVRAVVLGCTHYELVAERIRAAVQRPAGPPLVLHGSAGAVAAQALRRIGADPAPDAEPAGRLTVLLGGREGALDAASLSYPEARSLTTVGAGRS
- a CDS encoding glycosyltransferase — protein: MTWISVGSLAAWLWLLLGQGFFWRTDVRLPDRRPPDDWPSVAIVVPARDEAEVLPESLPSLLAQDYPGRAEVFLVDDGSTDGTGELARSLAAERGGLPLTVDSPGEPGPGWTGKLWAVRHGMALARARTDAEYLLLTDADIAHAPGSLRELVAAARAADLDLVSQMARLRVVTPWERLIVPAFVYFFSQLYPFRWVNRPGGRTAAAAGGCVLLRREAAERARIPDAIRHAVIDDVTLARAVKRTGGRIWLGLAERVDSIRPYPRLGQLWRMVSRSAYAQLLYQPLLLLATVAGLAVVYLAPPAAVAAGAAGGNVPALAAGAAAWAVMTGTYLPMLRYYRQPWWLAPLLPFTAALYLLMTVDSAVQHYRGRGAAWKGRTYTRPEAAP